In Melanotaenia boesemani isolate fMelBoe1 chromosome 16, fMelBoe1.pri, whole genome shotgun sequence, the following proteins share a genomic window:
- the edaradd gene encoding ectodysplasin-A receptor-associated adapter protein isoform X1, whose translation MSSLLACKEPFGKFVLDSTAVTTAALTTSNHWKQPSNHKGRASSEPVEDTDTTDFEAEFSLEANYPVQVTDPHADAVTLHLSSMPTGYLSPSPESRIRQPVEDVEECTCPTFSSPDCPKELQILNSPCEKCCCPAPPPKISDLMNDKDLLDLLRLKLDPNHCTIKNWKNFASRWGMSYDELTLLEHRTQGSLSHSPTQEFLLRYNQKTVTELTELCRIYQRIDVLRLLQSWIENDWPSRWQQTH comes from the exons GGAAATTTGTCTTGGACTCGACAGCTGTTACAACAGCTGCCTTGACAACATCAAATCACTGGAAACAACCATCCAACCACAAAG GCAGAGCAAGCTCTGAGCCCGTGGAGGACACAGACACCACAGACTTTGAGGCAGAATTT TCCTTGGAGGCCAATTATCCAGTCCAAGTCACAGATCCTCACG CAGATGCCGTGACACTCCACCTGAGCTCCATGCCTACCGGATACCTGAGCCCCTCTCCAGAAAGCAGGATAAGACAG CCAGTTGAAGATGTGGAAGAATGCACCTGCCCAACATTTTCTTCACCGG ACTGCCCCAAAGAACTGCAGATCCTGAACAGCCCCTGTGAAAAATGCTGCTGCCCTGCACCTCCTCCCAAGATCAGCGACCTCATGAATGACAAAGACCTGCTGGACTTACTGCGGCTGAAATTGGATCCAAACCACTGCaccattaaaaactggaagaactTTGCGAGTCGCTGGGGGATGAGCTACGATGAACTGACCCTGCTGGAGCACCGGACCCAGGGCTCCTTGTCCCACAGCCCGACCCAGGAGTTCCTGCTGCGCTACAACCAGAAGACAGTCACCGAGCTGACGGAACTTTGCCGCATCTATCAGCGCATCGACGTGCTGAGACTCCTGCAGAGCTGGATAGAGAATGACTGGCCATCACGCTGGCAGCAGACTCACTGA
- the edaradd gene encoding ectodysplasin-A receptor-associated adapter protein isoform X2 — MSSLLACKEPFGKFVLDSTAVTTAALTTSNHWKQPSNHKGRASSEPVEDTDTTDFEAEFSLEANYPVQVTDPHDAVTLHLSSMPTGYLSPSPESRIRQPVEDVEECTCPTFSSPDCPKELQILNSPCEKCCCPAPPPKISDLMNDKDLLDLLRLKLDPNHCTIKNWKNFASRWGMSYDELTLLEHRTQGSLSHSPTQEFLLRYNQKTVTELTELCRIYQRIDVLRLLQSWIENDWPSRWQQTH; from the exons GGAAATTTGTCTTGGACTCGACAGCTGTTACAACAGCTGCCTTGACAACATCAAATCACTGGAAACAACCATCCAACCACAAAG GCAGAGCAAGCTCTGAGCCCGTGGAGGACACAGACACCACAGACTTTGAGGCAGAATTT TCCTTGGAGGCCAATTATCCAGTCCAAGTCACAGATCCTCACG ATGCCGTGACACTCCACCTGAGCTCCATGCCTACCGGATACCTGAGCCCCTCTCCAGAAAGCAGGATAAGACAG CCAGTTGAAGATGTGGAAGAATGCACCTGCCCAACATTTTCTTCACCGG ACTGCCCCAAAGAACTGCAGATCCTGAACAGCCCCTGTGAAAAATGCTGCTGCCCTGCACCTCCTCCCAAGATCAGCGACCTCATGAATGACAAAGACCTGCTGGACTTACTGCGGCTGAAATTGGATCCAAACCACTGCaccattaaaaactggaagaactTTGCGAGTCGCTGGGGGATGAGCTACGATGAACTGACCCTGCTGGAGCACCGGACCCAGGGCTCCTTGTCCCACAGCCCGACCCAGGAGTTCCTGCTGCGCTACAACCAGAAGACAGTCACCGAGCTGACGGAACTTTGCCGCATCTATCAGCGCATCGACGTGCTGAGACTCCTGCAGAGCTGGATAGAGAATGACTGGCCATCACGCTGGCAGCAGACTCACTGA
- the edaradd gene encoding ectodysplasin-A receptor-associated adapter protein isoform X3, with product MSSLLACKEPFGRASSEPVEDTDTTDFEAEFSLEANYPVQVTDPHADAVTLHLSSMPTGYLSPSPESRIRQPVEDVEECTCPTFSSPDCPKELQILNSPCEKCCCPAPPPKISDLMNDKDLLDLLRLKLDPNHCTIKNWKNFASRWGMSYDELTLLEHRTQGSLSHSPTQEFLLRYNQKTVTELTELCRIYQRIDVLRLLQSWIENDWPSRWQQTH from the exons GCAGAGCAAGCTCTGAGCCCGTGGAGGACACAGACACCACAGACTTTGAGGCAGAATTT TCCTTGGAGGCCAATTATCCAGTCCAAGTCACAGATCCTCACG CAGATGCCGTGACACTCCACCTGAGCTCCATGCCTACCGGATACCTGAGCCCCTCTCCAGAAAGCAGGATAAGACAG CCAGTTGAAGATGTGGAAGAATGCACCTGCCCAACATTTTCTTCACCGG ACTGCCCCAAAGAACTGCAGATCCTGAACAGCCCCTGTGAAAAATGCTGCTGCCCTGCACCTCCTCCCAAGATCAGCGACCTCATGAATGACAAAGACCTGCTGGACTTACTGCGGCTGAAATTGGATCCAAACCACTGCaccattaaaaactggaagaactTTGCGAGTCGCTGGGGGATGAGCTACGATGAACTGACCCTGCTGGAGCACCGGACCCAGGGCTCCTTGTCCCACAGCCCGACCCAGGAGTTCCTGCTGCGCTACAACCAGAAGACAGTCACCGAGCTGACGGAACTTTGCCGCATCTATCAGCGCATCGACGTGCTGAGACTCCTGCAGAGCTGGATAGAGAATGACTGGCCATCACGCTGGCAGCAGACTCACTGA
- the edaradd gene encoding ectodysplasin-A receptor-associated adapter protein isoform X4, whose protein sequence is MSSLLACKEPFGRASSEPVEDTDTTDFEAEFSLEANYPVQVTDPHDAVTLHLSSMPTGYLSPSPESRIRQPVEDVEECTCPTFSSPDCPKELQILNSPCEKCCCPAPPPKISDLMNDKDLLDLLRLKLDPNHCTIKNWKNFASRWGMSYDELTLLEHRTQGSLSHSPTQEFLLRYNQKTVTELTELCRIYQRIDVLRLLQSWIENDWPSRWQQTH, encoded by the exons GCAGAGCAAGCTCTGAGCCCGTGGAGGACACAGACACCACAGACTTTGAGGCAGAATTT TCCTTGGAGGCCAATTATCCAGTCCAAGTCACAGATCCTCACG ATGCCGTGACACTCCACCTGAGCTCCATGCCTACCGGATACCTGAGCCCCTCTCCAGAAAGCAGGATAAGACAG CCAGTTGAAGATGTGGAAGAATGCACCTGCCCAACATTTTCTTCACCGG ACTGCCCCAAAGAACTGCAGATCCTGAACAGCCCCTGTGAAAAATGCTGCTGCCCTGCACCTCCTCCCAAGATCAGCGACCTCATGAATGACAAAGACCTGCTGGACTTACTGCGGCTGAAATTGGATCCAAACCACTGCaccattaaaaactggaagaactTTGCGAGTCGCTGGGGGATGAGCTACGATGAACTGACCCTGCTGGAGCACCGGACCCAGGGCTCCTTGTCCCACAGCCCGACCCAGGAGTTCCTGCTGCGCTACAACCAGAAGACAGTCACCGAGCTGACGGAACTTTGCCGCATCTATCAGCGCATCGACGTGCTGAGACTCCTGCAGAGCTGGATAGAGAATGACTGGCCATCACGCTGGCAGCAGACTCACTGA